One region of Primulina tabacum isolate GXHZ01 chromosome 1, ASM2559414v2, whole genome shotgun sequence genomic DNA includes:
- the LOC142555373 gene encoding G-type lectin S-receptor-like serine/threonine-protein kinase At1g34300: MRSSFMSSNFYSFFLLFLSFFHFSSSQVPPKKFSSFSVSDSPWLPTQNQILISPNSSFAAGFLPLPSSQNLYTFSVWFYNVSQDAVVWSANIFSPVSASGSLLISSSLELRLVNSSNDRGNSWPFRAVDRVNGSGLSLLSTGNLLYGNFQSFHFPSDTILPGQNINGTVLTSKNGKFMFDSRKLFLVSTNDTYWINLGNFSFQSLNEYGILTYGQNSIYYAMDFGVKMLRKLSLDDDGNLRLYSFDFGSRQWILGWQAVFQLCTVHGTCGENSICMYDASNLSTSCVCPPGFKKAAHDSCERKIPIKETGRTKFLRLDFVNFTGGLNQSNIMTTNFSTCEASCLAIPNCLGFMFKYDGTNYCVLQLDKMIDGYWSPGTETSMFLRVDESETDVSNFTGMTDLMEVICPERISLPLPPTGSKTNTRNILIICTLFAAELISGVFFFWTFLQKYIKYRDMARTFGLEVMPSGGPKRFSYAELKDATNNFSTEIGKGGFGIVYMGKLSDGRVVAVKRLHNSTGGDAEFWAEVTIISRMHHLNLVRLWGFCAEKGTKILVYEHVPNGPLSDFLFQEVEVKSSEMDQETIPIVGSKKKPILDWNIRYRIALGVARAIAYLHEECLEWVLHCDIKPENILLGDDFCPKVSDFGLAKLKQKEDMVSVSRLRGTRGYIAPEWTQPGPISSKADVYSFGLVLLEMVSGSRNFEQLDLKVESHQWFLPGWAFDKVFKEVNVDDILDHRIKQSYDSRAHFDIVNRMVKTAIWCLQDRPDMRPSMGKVAKMLEGTIEITEPKKPVIFYI, encoded by the coding sequence ATGAGATCTTCATTCATGTCTTCCAATTTCTACTCCTTTTTTCTCCTCTTCCTTTCGTTTTTCCACTTCTCTTCTTCCCAAGTTCCGCCAAAAAAATTCTCATCATTTTCAGTTTCTGACTCCCCATGGCTTCCAACCCAAAACCAAATCCTAATCTCCCCGAATTCCTCCTTCGCCGCTGGTTTTCTACCTCTCCCCAGCTCCCAAAACCTCTATACTTTCTCAGTATGGTTCTACAACGTCTCACAAGACGCCGTAGTGTGGTCGGCTAATATCTTTTCTCCTGTGTCCGCTTCCGGTTCTTTGCTCATCTCTTCCTCCCTTGAGCTGCGGCTGGTGAATTCGTCAAATGATAGGGGGAACTCCTGGCCCTTTCGGGCTGTTGATCGTGTAAATGGGAGTGGGCTTTCGTTGCTTTCTACCGGTAATCTTCTTTATGgtaattttcaaagttttcatTTCCCTTCTGATACGATTCTTCCTGGACAAAACATTAACGGAACTGTTCTTACATCCAAAAATGGTAAGTTCATGTTTGATTCGAGGAAGCTCTTTTTGGTGAGTACTAATGATACTTACTGGATTAATCTTGgtaatttttcttttcaaagttTGAATGAGTATGGAATTTTGACATATGGTCAGAATTCTATTTATTATGCAATGGATTTTGGGGTGAAAATGTTGAGAAAATTGAGCCTTGATGATGATGGAAATCTTAGGCTCTATAGTTTTGATTTCGGGTCAAGACAATGGATTTTAGGGTGGCAAGCTGTGTTTCAGTTGTGTACAGTTCATGGCACTTGTGGTGAAAACTCTATATGTATGTATGATGCGTCAAATCTCTCAACTTCTTGTGTTTGCCCCCCTGGATTCAAGAAAGCAGCGCATGACTCGTGCGAACGAAAAATTCCTATCAAGGAAACTGGAAGGACCAAGTTTTTGAGATTGGATTTTGTAAATTTCACAGGAGGGTTGAATCAGAGTAACATCATGACCACAAATTTTTCGACATGTGAAGCCAGTTGTCTAGCTATTCCGAATTGTCTTGGATTCATGTTTAAGTATGATGGAACAAATTATTGTGTTTTACAACTAGATAAGATGATTGATGGATACTGGTCACCAGGGACGGAGACCTCCATGTTCTTGAGAGTCGACGAGTCTGAAACTGATGTATCTAACTTCACTGGCATGACCGATTTGATGGAGGTTATTTGTCCGGAGAGAATAAGCCTTCCTCTACCCCCGACTGGGTCCAAGACCAACACTAGgaatatattgattatatgcaCTCTATTTGCAGCTGAGCTTATCAGTGGGGTGTTTTTCTTCTggacatttttgcaaaaatacaTCAAGTATAGAGACATGGCTAGGACATTTGGCCTTGAAGTTATGCCTTCCGGTGGACCGAAGAGGTTTAGCTATGCTGAACTTAAAGATGCCACAAATAACTTTTCAACAGAGATTGGGAAAGGTGGCTTTGGTATCGTTTACATGGGAAAGTTAAGTGATGGTCGGGTCGTAGCTGTCAAGCGTTTGCATAATAGTACTGGTGGTGATGCTGAATTTTGGGCTGAAGTTACGATTATTTCTCGAATGCACCACCTTAACTTGGTTAGATTGTGGGGTTTTTGTGCCGAAAAGGGTACGAAAATATTGGTATACGAGCACGTGCCAAATGGGCCGTTGAGTGACTTCCTGTTCCAAGAGGTTGAGGTCAAATCTTCAGAGATGGATCAAGAAACAATTCCTATCGTTGGCTCAAAAAAGAAACCGATCCTCGATTGGAATATTCGGTACAGGATCGCTCTAGGCGTGGCTAGAGCCATAGCATACTTGCATGAAGAATGCTTAGAGTGGGTTCTACACTGTGATATCAAACCCGAGAACATACTCCTAGGGGATGATTTCTGCCCCAAGGTTTCGGATTTTGGGCTAGCCAAGTTGAAGCAGAAAGAGGACATGGTGAGTGTATCAAGACTGCGTGGAACCCGGGGGTACATAGCACCAGAATGGACACAGCCCGGACCAATTTCTTCAAAAGCAGATGTTTACAGCTTCGGATTAGTCCTCCTGGAAATGGTGAGCGGTTCAAGAAACTTCGAGCAACTTGATTTGAAGGTTGAGAGTCACCAATGGTTCTTGCCCGGATGGGCGTTTGACAAGGTTTTCAAGGAGGTGAACGTGGACGACATTTTGGACCATCGGATCAAGCAGAGCTACGACTCTCGAGCTCATTTTGATATCGTCAATCGCATGGTGAAGACAGCGATTTGGTGCCTTCAGGACAGGCCTGATATGAGGCCATCGATGGGGAAGGTGGCCAAGATGCTCGAGGGGACTATCGAGATCACTGAACCAAAGAAGCcagtaatattttatatataa